The following nucleotide sequence is from Neokomagataea tanensis.
TATGGCCTCGGCGCCCTCGCTTCGTCGGACCAAGCTGTAGCGCGTATCTTCGCAGCTAAAGGGCGACCTAAGTTCAATCCGCTCATTAGCCATTTTGCGGATGCTGAGAGCGCCTTGGCACAAGCGAACCTCCAAGGCCCTATTCAAGAACTCGCGCATAAACTGGCTGATGCTTTTTGGCCCGGCCCGCTGACACTTGTGTTGCCTCGTGCCATATCCTCAAGCATTTCCGACTTAACAGCGGCCGGGCTCGAAAGCATCGCCCTACGCGTCCCTCGTGGTCAGACAGCGCGTGCACTGCTTCGTGCCGTTGACGCACCGGTTGCGGCCCCTTCAGCGAACCTGTCAGGCACCGTAAGCCCCTCGGACGCTTTTCACGTGCTGCGATCACTGGGAGGCCGCATTGACGCGGTACTTGATTCTGGCCCCTGCTCCGTCGGTGTTGAAAGCACGGTTCTCGACCTGACACGGCCAACGCCAACACTCCTCAGACCCGGCGGCGTCACCCTTGAAGAGCTTACGGCAATTTGCGGCACAGTAGCCCACCCTGACGACTTTGCGGATCTTCTCCCATCATCCCCTGGTCGCCTTGCCTCTCACTACGCCCCCGCTCTTCCCGTCCGCCTTGACGCCACGAGCGTAGAACCTAACGAGGCGCTTTTAGCCTTCGGACCGGACGTTCCAGATGCAAAACTTACATGGAACCTTAGCAAACAAGCTGATCTGGAAGAAGCCGCAGCACGCTTATTCGCCGGGCTGCGCTTTCTTGATTCGGAAGGCGCACGGCGTGGCCTGACACGAATTGCAGCCCAAACGATTCCTCGCAAAGGCTTAGGGCTCGCAATCCGTGACCGACTGCGCCGCGCCGCAGAGCCGCGCCCTTAAATACCTCCAGCTGAGGAGCACGATTCATTGCCGTCTCACAAAACCGATTCGGGCTCCTCAGATTTAGACCCCCGTGAAATTAAAATTCTTTCCGATATTCTTGCTCTAGTGCTTGATGAGCAAAGTGGCACGTCTGAGGCCGCGCTTGCCGCGCTAAAGCTGCGTGCCGCACGAAACGAGTTTACTGGCGGGGCGCTCAAAAACCTTTTTATGGGCCTGACCGCGCACCCCCGAAATACTCGTGACGAAAAACGTATTGATGACCTCACGCGGCGCCTAAAAAACTCTAAGGCTGAGACTGAACAAGCTCGCCAAAGAATTGAGGCACTTCGAAGGGCACTCAAACAATGCCAAGACGAGCAATCTTTGTTGCGCCAGGCATACGCTGAAAAAAATCAGCCTTACCTTTGGCAAAAAACGACCTGGATCATTGCAGGGGTCGCCGGTATTTTTCTGGGAATAGCTACCGCAGAAACCGTGCATGCATTTAATGCTCCATTGCAACAGCCCCGGACATTGTATTTCCGTTAATCAACGCGCTGCTTTGGGGCTTCCCCCAAACGCCCCTGACCGCTAGACGATGAGCATGCCAACTTCCAAGGGTACATCCCTACGCTACAACCCCCCGCTTCTTGACCGCTACATTCTGCGGCAATTGACTGTCGCGCTATGCGCGCTTTCGGGCGGAGCTGTAGCTTTGATATGGCTTATCCAGTCGTTGCACTTCATTCCGGTCATTGTGCAACACGGCCTCTCTTTGACTGTGTTCATTGAGCTCACAGGCTTGTTGCTGCCCAATCTTCTGACCGTTATTTTACCAATATCGACGTTCTTGGTCATTTTATTTGCCTATCAGCGCATGGCTCAAGACCGTGAACTGACCGTTATGCGCGCCGCAGGGCTTTCCCCATTGGAGCTGGCCCGACCGGGAATACTCTGCGCCAGCGTAGTCGTCGTATTGGGCTTTATTCTCACCCTTTGGCTAGTTCCTGCCTCCGATTATGCCTTCCGAAAAAAGCAGATCGCGATAACAAACCGGGTGGCAGCACTCTTAATTGAGGAAGGTGTCTTCACCCAAGTCGGAAACAATCTGACAGTCTATGTCCGGGCGCGCGACGCAAGCGGACAACTGCAAGGGGTACTCATCGAAGACGACCGGGATCCTCAGACCCATGCCACGATTCTTGCCGAACGTGGTGCCGTCATTATGGTGAACGACCTGCCCCGCGTCGTTCTTTACAATGGCTCACGGCAGCAAATTGACCATAAAACCGGCCGCCTGAACGTCCTCACCTTCGGGCGGAATACCATTGAGTTGGCTGCCGCCAAAAAAAGCGGGCATCTCGACCGCACCGCAGAGGAACTCTCCCTACCGCAACTCCTTGATTCTAAAGGTCGGCCAGAGCATACCAAGTTTATTGCTGAGGCAACGCACCGGCTAACAACGCCCTTCAGCGTTTTTTCCTACGCCATGATTGCGCTGGTTGCCATTTTGCGCGGCACCTTCTCCCGCCACGGCAACATTATGCGCCCACTCACTGCGGTGTTTACCGTTGTCGGTCTTTTGGCACTCTCGCTGATGCTACAGAACCTAGCGAGCCGCACGCCGGGCCTCACTCCTTTAATATGGTTGGAAAGTATTTTACCGGGCGCCATCGGCTTTTTCTTTCTCGCCCGCAAGCGCGATACATTAAGCCTCTTTCCACGCCGTTCCGGGACACATTAACCATGACCTCTATTTCCCGCACGGCTCGGCATTTATTTGAAACGATTCAAATTTTTATCGTCGGTCACGGTGTAAAGCCCGGCTTTTCCACGACATTGGCTATCTATATCGCGCGCGTTTTTACGCTCTGCACGGTCGGAACAATTCTGGCACTGACAGGGCTGGTCTCTCTTTTTGACTTTATTGACCTGCTCCGCCGCGTAGCAGCACATCCCGCCTCTCCTAGCGCTCTCGCCCTGGAAATCGCGTTATTACACATCCCTTTTTATCTTATTTACGTTCTTCCATTCGGCATATTGCTCGGCGGCATTATCTGCTTTTTTCGTCTCACCCGCTCATCTGAACTTATCGTCGCCAGAGCGGCTGGCATCTCAGCTTGGCAATTTCTTGCCAGCCCGCTCGCCTGCGCTCTGATGATGGGCATTCTCACAACAACGGCCGTTTCATCTTTATCATCTACTTTTTACAGAAAAGCCGAGCAGCTCGACCAAACCTACCTACGCTCGGGCGGCAGCTCACTTACGCTAAAGAGCGGCTCACTATGGCTCAGACAAGCCGATGACGGCCTCGTCAACCACGGCGTCGCTATCCTGCATGGTCAGAGCGTAGAGTTAACGCATCATGAGCTCATTCTGCATGGCGTCACGCTTTTTCGCCTCGACGCACATGACGCGCTCATCCTTCGCGTAGAAGCCCCTGAAGCGAGTTTGCTCAATAATGAGTGGCGCTTGCCGGAAGCATCCGAACTAAAAGCAGATCATTTGCCGACCCCCATCGGGTCGCTCTCACTGCCTTCGGATCTTACCATTTCTCGTATACAGGAAAGTTTTGCTTCACCGGACACATTATCGGTTTTCGCTCTGCCGGGCTTTATTGAACTCATGGAGCGTTCGGGCTTTCCATCAATACGCCACAGACTACACTTACAGTCTCTTCTTGCTCTTCCTATTTTGGCCGGAACCATGGCATTGGTATCAGCTGGGTTCTCGATGCGTCCTACCCGTCGTGGCGGTGTCGC
It contains:
- a CDS encoding L-threonylcarbamoyladenylate synthase, translated to MTLHTEHLHATPAGIERAASLIREGRLVAFGTETVYGLGALASSDQAVARIFAAKGRPKFNPLISHFADAESALAQANLQGPIQELAHKLADAFWPGPLTLVLPRAISSSISDLTAAGLESIALRVPRGQTARALLRAVDAPVAAPSANLSGTVSPSDAFHVLRSLGGRIDAVLDSGPCSVGVESTVLDLTRPTPTLLRPGGVTLEELTAICGTVAHPDDFADLLPSSPGRLASHYAPALPVRLDATSVEPNEALLAFGPDVPDAKLTWNLSKQADLEEAAARLFAGLRFLDSEGARRGLTRIAAQTIPRKGLGLAIRDRLRRAAEPRP
- the lptF gene encoding LPS export ABC transporter permease LptF, which produces MPTSKGTSLRYNPPLLDRYILRQLTVALCALSGGAVALIWLIQSLHFIPVIVQHGLSLTVFIELTGLLLPNLLTVILPISTFLVILFAYQRMAQDRELTVMRAAGLSPLELARPGILCASVVVVLGFILTLWLVPASDYAFRKKQIAITNRVAALLIEEGVFTQVGNNLTVYVRARDASGQLQGVLIEDDRDPQTHATILAERGAVIMVNDLPRVVLYNGSRQQIDHKTGRLNVLTFGRNTIELAAAKKSGHLDRTAEELSLPQLLDSKGRPEHTKFIAEATHRLTTPFSVFSYAMIALVAILRGTFSRHGNIMRPLTAVFTVVGLLALSLMLQNLASRTPGLTPLIWLESILPGAIGFFFLARKRDTLSLFPRRSGTH
- the lptG gene encoding LPS export ABC transporter permease LptG; translated protein: MTSISRTARHLFETIQIFIVGHGVKPGFSTTLAIYIARVFTLCTVGTILALTGLVSLFDFIDLLRRVAAHPASPSALALEIALLHIPFYLIYVLPFGILLGGIICFFRLTRSSELIVARAAGISAWQFLASPLACALMMGILTTTAVSSLSSTFYRKAEQLDQTYLRSGGSSLTLKSGSLWLRQADDGLVNHGVAILHGQSVELTHHELILHGVTLFRLDAHDALILRVEAPEASLLNNEWRLPEASELKADHLPTPIGSLSLPSDLTISRIQESFASPDTLSVFALPGFIELMERSGFPSIRHRLHLQSLLALPILAGTMALVSAGFSMRPTRRGGVARMLGSGVAAGFALFTISKVAEKFGESGALPPVLAAWAPTGAGLCLALALLLYMEDG